The Streptomyces capitiformicae genome contains the following window.
GGGCTGGAACCCCACCGCGAGACCATAGCCGTCGTCGCGGACGCCGGCCTGGCCCCCGAGCGCGTGTGGCTCCAGTCGGCCCGGCAGCTCGAACTCCCGACTCCCGGAACCTGGCTCTTCGACCCGCCGCACACGGCGATCCGCTTCATCGCCAAGCATGTCGGCATGGCCCATGTGCACGGCCGTTTCGAACGCTTCGAGGGCGGCCTGCGCGTCGAGCACGACATGTCCCAGTCCCGCGTCCATGTCCGCATCGACGCGTCCAGCATCACCACGGGCAACAACACCCGCGACACGCACCTGCGTTCCGCCGACTTCCTGGACGTCGAACGCTTCCCGTACATCGACTTCACCAGCCACCGCTTCGCCTACCGCGGCGGCAGCAAGTGGACCCTGCTGGGCAGCCTGACCATGCACGGCGTGAGCCGGTCGGTGGCCCTGGACACGACCTACCTGGGCACGGTCAACGGCGGCTACGGCGAGGAGTTGCGCTGCGCGGCCCTCGCCAAGTCGGAACTGCACCGCGAGGACTACACACTCAACTGGCGCTCGATGCTGGCGCGCGGCATCGCCGTCGTCGGCCCCACCATCCAGCTGGAACTGGACGTCCAGGCGATGTACCGCACCCACGACACCCCGACTCCGCCGGACTAGAAGCACAGGGGCCGGTCGATATCCGTTCAGGTCCTGTTCATTTCGGGGCGGTCGCCCACATGATCCGGCCAGACCGGCGAAGAAGGAGGGGAGAGCGCCCGGCGTTCCCGTCATGTGTAGGGGCCCACATGAGGCCAACTGTCTTGTGGACATGCGAAGAGCACTGACAGAGCATGGACAGGGAATGTATCTGGGCGGGACAGCTTCTTCTCCGCACTCAGCGGCTCTCAGGGAGGCAGCAAGGCATGGACGCGCCTCAGAACAGCCACAACAGCATGCGGCTGGTCGATATCTCCGAGATATCGCCAGCTCTGCTGGACGCGGTGGCAGGGAAGGACACGGTGCTGGGTCATGCCGTGCGACGCCACCTCCAGGAGCAAGACGGCTCGTCCAGGACGACGGGCATCGTCTTCAACAGCGCGCTGTGATCACGGTGGAAGCCGGGGCCGGGGGCTTACCTCAAGTCCCTTTCCGGCAATTCCTTCTGAAAATACATAGTTTATGCAATTTGTCCTGTGACTACTGCTATGTGTACTTCGCCGCCGACCAGAGCTGGCGCAGACGCCCCGGAGTGATGGCTCTCGACACCGTGCGGCAGGCCGTGGACCGCATCGCCGAACACGCCCGTGAGCACCGGCTCCCCATGGTGCGGATCATCCTCCACGGGGGTGAACCCCTGCTGGTCGGCAAGGCGCACCTCGGCGAACTGCTCACCGTCCTCGCCGAGCGCCTCGCCCCGGAAGTGGAGGTGCGCTGCTCGCTCCAGTCGAACGGCACCCTCCTCGACCACGACTTCCTCGAACTGCTGCTCCGCCATCGGGTCGGCGTGGCGGTCAGCCTGGACGGTTCCCCCGTGGCCCACGACCGGCACCGGAGATTCGCCAACGGCCGCCCCAGCCACGCACGTGTGGCCGGGGCGCTGCGGCTGCTGAACAACCCTCGCCACAGGGAACTGTTTGTCGGGCTGCTGTGCACCGTGGACCTTGCCAACGACCCCGTCGAGACCTACGAGGCACTGCTGGAGTTCAGCGCACCCCGCGTCGACTTCCTTCTGCCGCACGGCACTTGGGAGTATCCGCCACCGGGCCTCGGACACCGCGAGGTTCCTCCGGCGCGGCCCCCGGCCGACGGGCCACCGGACGAGCCGACACCGTACGCCCAGTGGCTGGCCGCCGCGTTCGACCGGTGGTTCGACGCGCCGCGCAAGGAGACCCGGGTGCGGATGTTCGAGGAGATCATCTCAGGAGTGCTCGGGGGCGCCGTGCACACCGAGGCGTTCGGGCTCGCTCCGGTGGATCTCGTCGTCGTCGATGCCGACGGGACCATGCAGCACTCCGACTCACTGAAGGTCGTGGCGGAGGGGGCACCCGAAACGGGTTTGGACATATTCCGGCACTCCTTCTCGGACGCGCTGACCACCGAGACCGTACGGCGCCGACAGGCCGGGCTCCTCGGCCTCGGCAAGGTCTGCCGCGCATGCGCCCTCGTACAGGTCTGTGGCGGTGGCCTCTACACGCACCGCCATCACCACACCGAGGGCTTCGCCAATCCCTCGGTCTACTGCCGTGATCTCGCCGACTTCATCACCCACGTCCGCTCCCGGCTCAGCACGGCGCTGGCGCACCCCGACGGAACGCCGGAGGCACTCGGGCCGCACCATCCGTCAGCTCCGTCCTGAGCCGGGGTGCGACTCGGGGGCGGGGGCATGGCCAATGCGGCACCCCATGAACAAGCACACGGTGAACAGGAGTTGGGCGTGGAGATCGGGGGAAGCATGGATTCGGGCCCTGCCTGAAGGGGGCCCGTCCGGCCGGACAGGGGTATCGTTCTCTGTCTCGGCACGACTCAACCAAGGCTATGGCTGAGGGGTACCGGTTGGGGGGTGAGGAGGTGTGGGAGGCAGCCGAAGCGTGTGCACTTCCGCCGGAATCGGCCACCTTCCGAGGCGCGAGAACCCATTCACCCCGCGATAGGGACCCCGTGAACGCGGCACGTCGGGGGCTCGTTGGAACCATACTTCTTCCTGAGCTATGCGCGCAGGCGCGGACCGCGGGTCCTCGTCAAGCGGTTTTACGACGATCTGTGCGCGGAACTGCGGCGATTACGCAAGGGCAATCCCATGCCCTCCGACCGACCGTTTCTCGACGTCCAGTCCATTCAGGTGGGCCAGGACTGGAACGCGGCCCTCGGCGATGCTCTCGGCAACTGCCGCACCATGGTGGCCCTGTATACGAACGACTACTTCAGAAGCGACTTCTGCGGCCGCGAATGGAAGGCCTTCGAGGACCGGCAGCGCAGTCACAGAGAAGTGGCGGGAGTGGATGCGAAGGCTCTCATCCCCGTCCTGTGGGAGCCCGTACAGAGCATTCCGCCCGGCGCGGCCCACATCCAGTACGACAACCTCGCGTTCGGCGAGAACTACGCGCAATCAGGGCTGCGGCGCATCCTGGCGGCCGACCCGGGCGGCGGGGAGTACCGTCGTATCGTCAACCTCCTCGCGCGGCAGATCCTCGTCTCCGCCGAACACTTCCGCATACCGGCCGTAAGCGGTCTGGACCTCACCGCACCGGAATCCGCCGGTCCGTTCCCGTCCGCCGCCGACCGGGCGGAGCCTGGCAGCCACGCCCTGCTGCTCGTCGCCGCCCGCACCTCCGCGAGCGCCCACAAGTGGCCAAAGGACCCGGGGTGCCACGGGGAGAGCCCCACCGACTGGAATCCCTACCACGCCGAATCCGCAGAGCCAGTGGCCAGGAGAGCGAGCCAGCTCCTGGAGGAGCGCGGCTTCACCGTACGGACCGAGGTCGTCTCGGATGTGCTTGGCGCCACCCTGGACGAGGCCCGTGGGCAGGGACAGGTCGCGGTCCTCCTGGTGGAGGCGCAGGCCGCCGCGGACGAACCGTTCGGAAGAGCCCTCCGCGCCTACGACCGGAGCAACCATCCGGGCAGCGCGGCCGTGGTTCCGTGCGGTCAGGACGAGGCGGGTGACGGACCCCAGAGCAAGGCCTATTGGGAGGCGGTCCGGGGCGTCTTCCCGTTCAACTGGTCGAAAGGAGCCGGGGATCCCCTGCCCCTGCTCCAATCAGGGATCGGCTCGGACCAGTTCGACGGGGCACTCCACGCCGTTGTGGTAAAGGTGCAGAACCATCTCTTCTCCTTCCAGGAGACGCTCAAGCTCAGCTCCCTGGAGAGCGACCAGATCACGTCCACATCGCTCCCCGTCCTGAGCACAGTGGCCGTCCCACCCGACCAGACGAAGCCCGCTCCGCCGACACCTGCCCGCCCCGCCTCCGATCCGATTCTCTTAGAGCAGGAGCAGGACAGATGACCGATGACGACCGTGGCCGGGGCACCATCATCACCTTCTACTCCTTCAAGGGCGGCACGGGCCGCACCATGGCGCTCGTCAACACCGCCTGGATCCTCGCGAGCAACGGTCTGCGCGTCCTCGTCGTCGACTGGGACCTCGAAGCGCCCGGACTGCACACCTACCTCCAGCCCCTGCTGGCCGACCCCGAGCTCACCGAGAGCGCCGGCGTCATAGAGATGGTCAGTTCCTTCGCACGGCATGCCGTCGCGCAGCGGGTGGGCTCGGGGGTGTCCGACGCGGGCGCCAGCGCACCGCCCCCGCCGAAGGGCGACCTGCCCGACGCCCCCGGCCACCGGGAGCAGGCCCGCGTCGACCGCTACGTCGTCGGTACCGAACTGCGCCTGCCAGCGGGCGGAAAACTCGACCTCCTGCCCGCGGGCGTGCAGGACGCCGACACCTACGCGGTCAAGGTCAGCACCTTCGACTGGGGCGCGTTCTACCGCATGGGCGGCCCCGACTTCCTCACTGCCCTGCGCGACGACATGGCCGCGCGGTACGACTACGTCCTCATCGACAGCCGGACCGGCCTCAGCGACACCGCGAGCATCTGCACGATCGTCATGCCGGACATCGTCGTGGACTGCTTCACCCTCAGCCGACAGGGCATCAACGGCGCCGCCCACGTGGCACGTGCCATCCGCCTCAACTCCCACGCCCGACGCGACATCCGTATCGTCCCCGTCCCCATGCGCGTCGAGGACGCCGGGCGCGACCGCCTGGAGGCCGGCCGCTACCAGGCGCGGAGCCTGTTCGCGCCCTTCCTGGACTGGGTGCCGCCCGAGGAGCAGGACCAGTACTGGAGCAGCGTCGAGATACCGTACAAACCCAGCTACGCGTACGAGGAGATCCCCGCGACCGTCGGAGAGCGACGGCAGGACGGCACCCTCCTCGCCGCGTTCGAACGGCTGACCGCCCGGCTCACCGACAACCGGGTGACCCGCCTGAGCAACCTGCCCGAGCCCTACCGCCGTACCCTGCGCGCGGAGTACGAGCGCACCTCGCCGACCCTGCGCAAGGACTTCTACGTCAGTTACACGGCGACTGACCGGCTCTGGGCGGACTGGACCGTCAGCGTGCTGCGAGCCGCCGGCTACGAGGCGACGCTCGCTCCGATCGAGACGGACGGACTCGCCGACACGCCCCCCGCACCGACCGGCCTCGATCGCACGCTCGCCGGCGAGGGGCGCATGGTGGTGCTGCTCTCGCCGGAGTACACCGCCCATCCGCGGGCACGGGAGATCTGGCAGCAGATCAGCCGCCGTGACCCGGTCGGCCGAATCGGCATGGCCGTTCCCCTCCGTGTCGGCGACTCCCCGCCACCGCCGGAGTTCGCGCCCCCCTCGACGGTCAGTCTCGCCGGGGTCTCCGCCGAGGAGGCCGTGGCCCGACTGCTGACCAGCGTCGACCGCAGCGGCTCGACGGACCCGGCCTCCCGCCCGGCCACCGGGGGACTGACCGCCGCGGCCCGGTTGCCCGGCACTCCACCGCAGGTCATCGGCGGGCGGCCGCAACGCAACGTCGCCTTCACCGGCCGCCGGACGCTCATCGAACGGCTGCGCGACAGCCTGCTCGCCGGTACCACTGCCGTTCTGCCCCAGGCCCTCTACGGCCTCGGAGGTGTGGGGAAGACACAGGTCGCGCTCGAGTACGCGTACCGCTTCGAATCGGACTACGATCTCGTCTGGTGGATCAACGCCGCAGAGCCGACGCAGATCCGCCAGGACCTGAACACGCTGGCCGGGCATCTCGGTGTGCCCCTCGGTGGCAAGGACTTGACGGCCGTATGCAACGAGGTTCTGGACAAGCTACGGCGCGGCACCCCCCACGCGCGTTGGTTGCTCGTGTACGACAACGCCGAGAAGCCGGCCGACCTGGACGGTCTGGTTCCGGTCAGCGGGCCCGGTCACCACATCCTCATCACCTCGCGGAACCCGGCCTGGGCCGAACGCGCCGCACGCATCGAGGTCGATCTCTTCACCCGTGACGAGAGCGTCGCCCTGCTGCGCCGCTACAACCAGGCCCTCGAACCCGCCGAGGCGGCTCGGGTGGCCGAGGAACTCGGGGACTTCCCGCTGGCCGTGAGCCTCGCCGCCGCGTCACTCCAGGAGTCGGCGATGCCCGTGGACACCTATGTGGAGATGCTCCGTACTCAGATGACCGACATCCTGCGCAGCCAGTCTGCTCCCGATTACCCGACGTCGGCGGCGGCCAGCTGGTCACTCGACCGGCTGAAGACCCGCACGCCCGCCGCGGCCGCCCTGCTCCAACTGTGCGCGTTCTTCGGGCCCGACCCGATCCCACGGGACATGCTCAGCAGCCGGCCCGCCCTCGAACTCCTCGAACGCCACGACCCGAGCCTGTCCGACCCCCTGCTGATGAGCAGGCTGTACGGAGAGATCGTCCGCAACGGACTCGCCCAGGTGGACCAGCGGACCGACACCCTGACGCTGCACCGCCTCATCCAACGCGTGCTCCGCGATCAGCTCACCGTCGACGAGCAGACCGCCATGCGGGACCGCGCCCACGCCGTACTCGGCCAGGCCAACCCCAAGGACCCCGACGAGTCCGAGAACTGGCGACGCTACGCCGCCCTGCTGCCGCACCTGTGGCCCACCCGGGCCGAGGAGAGCGACAGCCTCCCGGTACGGCAGTGGATCTGCGACACCGTCCGCTATCTGTGGCGCAGCGGCGACGCCGACACGGCCAACCGGACAGCCGAACGGGTGCTCGCCGCCTGGCTGCCCCGCCTCGGCGAGGACGACGCGCTGGTGCTGCGCCTGCGCACCGAACTCGGCAACGCGCTGCGCGACCAGGGCCGCCTGGCGGAGGCGTACGACGTGACCCGCGACGCCCACGAGCGGGGCAGCCGGGTCCTCGGCGAGGACCACCCCTACACCCTCGGCGCGGCCTCCAGCCTCGGCGCCGACCTGCGCGGTGTCGGCCGGTACGCCGACGCCATGGAGAGCGACCGCGAGAACCTGCGCCGCACCCGGCGGGTCTTCGGCGACAGCCATCCGCGTACGCTCATGGCGGCCAACAACCTCGCCGTGTCCGAGTTCCTGTCCGGCAACCGCCAGGCGGCCCGCGACACCAACCGGGAGATGCTCAAACAGTGGCGGGAGATCTCGGGGTCCGACCATCGCTCCACACTCAACTCCGCCGTGAACTACGCCCGGGACCTACGGGCTGCCGGGGCGTTCCGCGAAGCGCTCAAGCTCACCGAGGACACCTTGGAGCGCAGCCGGCACGCGCTGGGGCCCGACCACTTGATCACCTTCCGTGCCTCCCTCGGCGCCGCGATCCTGTACCGCAGGCAGGGCGAGTACGAGAAGGCGTACGCACTGACGAACGACACCTACGAACAGGCACTCAAGCAGCTGGGCCCGGATCACCACGACACCCTGGCCATCGCGACGAACCTGAGCGCGGACCTCTACGACCGGGGAGAGTCGGTCCGGGGCCGCGAACTCGCCAAGGAGACCCTCAACCGCTACGAGCACCGGTTCGGTCCGGATCACGTCTTCACGCTCGCCTGCGCCAACAACCTCGCCATCCTGCTCCGGCTGACCGGCGAGCAGGGAGCCGCGCTGGAACTGTCGACTCACACAGTCGACCGCTTCCGTCGACTTCTCGGACCGAGCCATCCCTACACCCTCACCTGCATGCTGAACCACGCGACGGACCTGTCCGAGAGCGGTGACCACGCACGAGCCGTGATGGTGGGCCGGGAAGCGTACGAGGGCCTCGGCGAGGTACTCGGCCCCAACCACTATCTCGCCATCGCCGCCGCCTCGAACCTCGCGGCCGAACTGCGCGGCGATGATTCGGAGGACGCCGAGCGGCTCCACGAGGAAGCGGGCCGGCTCCACGGCGAGGCGGAGCGCCGCGCCGTCGACAGCGGGGAACTCGGCGGTGACCACCCCATGACCCGGGCGGTCACCCGCTGGCAGCCCATCGACGCGGACATCGAACCGGCGGTCACCTGACCTGACGGCCGGCCGAGGCAGGCCCTGCGGGCGATCCTGTCCGCAGGGCCCACGTGGCTGTCACGTGGCCGAACCCGGCACCACGGATCCTCGCGGGAGCCCCTGTCACGGGAACAGCAGTCGCCGAAACGTTCATTCGCCATTCGGCAGCATGTCTGAGAGCGGCGGCGGCAGGGTAGGACCTCGATGCCGTCGGTGCGGCGCGGCACGGTGGGGGGCACCTTGGAGCAGCCGTATTTCTTTCTCAGCTACGCCAGGCGGGACGACCGGGCGGCTTATGTGGGGCGGTTCTACGACGACCTGCTGGAAGCCCTCGCCATGCCGGTGACGGGATCGGCCCGGCAGCCCGCCTTCCGTGACGTCAAGAACATCATGCTCGGTGACCAGTGGCTTCTTGAACTGAGCCGTGCGGTGGGCTCGTGCCGGGCCATGGTCGCGCTCTACTCCCCGGCCTACTTCCGGAGCGAGTACTGCGGCAAGGAGTGGACCCACTTCGCCGCCCGCGTGGAGCGCTACCACCAACTGACCTCCGTACAGCCCCGCGCACTGGTCCCGGTGATATGGGAACCCGTCCCGCAGAGCCGGATGCCCCTCGAGGTCCGGGCCATCCAGTACACCGAGGCGGGACTGGGGGAGAAGTACCTCAGACACGGGCTGCTGCATCTGATGCAGTCCGACCCCGGCGGGCCCGCGTACCAGCACGTCGTCGCGGAGCTGGCCGAGCGGGTGCGCAGGGCGGCGGAGCCGTTCAACCTGCCTGTCGACAGACCCCCGGCGTTCGACCTGTCGAAGGTCCGGGGCTGCTTCCCGCTCGCCGAGGCAAGAAAACTCACCGGCCACGTCCGGATCTTCGTCGCGGCCGGCACTGAGTCGAAGCTTCCGGTCGGACGTTCACACACCACGTACTACGGGGAGGGCCCATGCAAGTGGACGCCGTACAGTCCGCCGCGCGACCCGACCGTGGTGGAGCGGGCCGCGCAGGTCCTCTCCCTGGAGGGACATACCGCGAGCGCGGAGGCGGTGAACCGCGAGCTGAACAGCAAGCTGGAGCGGGCCCGCCACCTCAACCAGGTGTGTGTCCTGCTCGTGGACGCCTGGTCGGCGCGCGACGAACGGTACCGAGGTCCACTCGTCAGCTACGACAAGACGCACCACCCGACGACCGCGGTACTCGTACCCTGCAACGAGAACGACATGGAGTCGGGTACGCACAACGCGGCCCTGTGGGACGCGGTCAGAGATGTCTTCCCACGGAACTGGCTGCGCCGCAACGACCCCCGTGACCCGGTGTTCTGGGCGCCCGTCGACCAGCACGAGTTCGACGAGATGCTGGCCAGGGCCGTGGCCGTGACCCAGAACCGAATCGCCGTCAGCGGCCATGTCCGGCGACTGCCACCGGGCGCCCCACCCGGGGCGATGCCCCGGCTGTGATCCGTCGACCACGACTGCCCAGGAGACCGGATGAGCACATCCAGCGAACCGGACGGCCGCGGCCAGGTCGTCACCTTCTACTCCTTCAAGGGCGGTGTCGGACGCACGATGGCCCTGGCGAACGTGGCATGGATCCTGGCCAGTCGGGGCAAGCGCGTCCTGGCCGTCGACTGGGACCTGGAGGCCCCGGGCCTGCACAGCTACTTCCACCCGCTGCTCACCGACCCCGAACTGCGTGACACCGACGGGCTGATCGACCTGCTGCGCGCCTACCAGCAGGCGGTACTGCTGCCCGGCCACGAGGAGGCACCACAGGACGACGGATGGTTCCGCCGGACGCTGGACCTGACGCCTTACGTGGTCGGCCTCGATCTGAAGTTCGCGAGCGGCGGACGGCTGGACTTCCTGCCCGCCGGACGGCAGAGCGCCGTGTACTCGGACTCCGTCACGTCCTTCGACTGGCATTCCTTCTATGAACGGCTCGGCGGGGGATCGTTCCTGCTGGCGATGCGTGAGGAAATGGCCGCCCGCTACGACTACGTCCTGATCGACAGCCGTACGGGCGTCACCGACAGTTCGGGCATCTGCACGGTCCTCTTACCCGACCACCTCGTCCTCGGCTTCGTCTACAACCTGCAGAACATCCGGGGCTCCGCGCACGTCGCCCGCGCCGTGACCAGGGGCGCCCGACGGCCGATCCGGCTGATGCCGGTGCCCATGCGGGTCGAGGACGCGGAGCGGGAGCGGCTCGAGATCAGCCGAGACCGCGCCCGGGAGGTATTCGGTGGCCATCTGTCGTGGGTGGACGAGGGCGACGTCGAACGGTACTGGGGCGACGTGGAGATCCCGTACAAGACGTTCTACGCGTACGAGGAGATCGTCGCACCCGTCGGTGACCGCCCGTTGCAGGAAGGCACCGTACTCAAGGCCTGCGAACGGCTCACTGACTGGATCACCGACGGTGAGGTCCGGCGCGCCGCTCCCCTGCCGGACGAGGAGCGGCAACGGCTGCTGACCGCGTACATGAACAAGAGCAGGGCCACCAGCGCCCGTCTCTTCGTCAGTTACGCGCCGGAGGACCGGATCTGGGCGGAGTGGGCGGCCTGGCATCTGGGGTCCGCCGGTTTCCGCGTCACGCTGCACGACATCACAGAGATCAAGCCGGGCGAGACCGCTCCGGAGGTGGTGCGTGCCCTGGCGGAGGAAGGCAGGGTCCTCGCCCTGCTGTCCGAGGAGTACATCGCGGTGCCGCAGTCCGTCGTGCTCTGGCGGGCGCTGACGGTCAGGGAGCGCGCGCTGGCCCCCGAACTCGTCGCGGTTCGCGTTCAGGGTGCCGAGCGGGCCCTTGAGCCGCCCTTCGACCTCGCTGCCGCGCCCAGCATCGCCCACCTCACGGCTGTGAACGCGGTACGGCGGCTGAGGCAGAGCGTCGGCCCGCCGCCCTCGGCCCCGGTGCGCGGTGCACCCGTCCTGCTGACCACGGAACCCCCGCGCTATCCGGGCGCCGATCCGACCGTGGAGTCGATGCCACCGAGGAATGTCGGTTTCACCGGCCGGAACGCGCTGCTCCACGAGTTGCGGGACCGGCTGACCTCCACCGAGGGGTCCTCGTCGCCGCAGGTCCTGGTGGGTCTCGGCGGAGTGGGCAAGACCCAGACGGCACTGGAGTACACCTACCGTTATCGCGCTGCGTACGACGTGGTGTGGTGGGTCCCGGCCGCTGAGCCCGCGGCCATCGCCTCCGAACTGGCTCGCCTCGCACCCCGACTCGGCATCGAACACGGGCAGGACACCGCGCTCACCGCTCAGCGGGTGCTCAGGGCTCTGGCCGGCGGAACGCCGTACCGCAACTGGCTGCTCGTCTTCGACAGCGCGGGTGCCCCGGGCAAGACGGCCGAGTGGCTCCCCGCCCAGACGTCGCAGGGTGGGCATGTGCTTGTCACCTCCCGCGACCGTACGTGGGAAGAGGCCGGAAACGTGCTTCCGGTCGAGGTGTTCAGCCGGGCCGAGAGTGTGGCTCTCCTGGGTCGGCACAACCCGGGCCTCGACCCGGACAGCGCGCAGCAGATCGCGCACGAACTCGGTGACCTCCCCCTCGCCGTCCACCAGGCCGCGGTGTGGCTGAGCGCCACGGCCATGCCCGTCGACCGCTATCTGCACCTGTTGCGTACACAGACCACGGAACTGCTCAAGCGCACCGAGAAACGACCGCTGGAGATGGCGGGCTGGCTGGTGTCGTTGGAGGAGATCCGGGCCAACAGCCCCGCCGCCGCGGACTTGTTGGAGATCTGCTCCTTCTTCGGCGCCGACCCCATCCCCATGGACCTGTTGTACACCCCTTCTCTGATGGACGCTCTGACGCTCGACGAGGGCGTCCCCCGGGACGAGGTGACCATCGGCAAGGTCTTCCAGGAGATCAACCGGTTCGGGCTGGCCCAGGCGGACCAGGAGGAGGGCACGCTCGTCATCCACCGGCTGGTGCAGGCGGAGGTCAGGCACTCGCTACCCGAGGAACGGTGCCGGCACTTGCGCTCGGTGGTGCATGCCGCGCTCGCCGCGGGCAACCCCGGGGCCCCTGTCGACCCCGAGAAGTGGCCGCGCTATGCGCAGTTGCTGCCTCATCTGTTGCCCAGCCGTGCAGCGGGCAGCGACGATCCGGACGTGCAGCAGTGGATCATCGACACGGTGCGCTGTCTGTGGCGCCGTAATCTGCTCGCCTCCGGGCGGGACACCGCCCAACGCGTCCTCGAGCAGTGGACCGAGCGCCTGGGGCCGGATGACATCCAGGTACTGCGGCTGCGCACCCAGCTCGGCAACATCCTGCGTTCCCAGGGTGCTTCACGTGAG
Protein-coding sequences here:
- the fxsT gene encoding FxSxx-COOH system tetratricopeptide repeat protein, which translates into the protein MSTSSEPDGRGQVVTFYSFKGGVGRTMALANVAWILASRGKRVLAVDWDLEAPGLHSYFHPLLTDPELRDTDGLIDLLRAYQQAVLLPGHEEAPQDDGWFRRTLDLTPYVVGLDLKFASGGRLDFLPAGRQSAVYSDSVTSFDWHSFYERLGGGSFLLAMREEMAARYDYVLIDSRTGVTDSSGICTVLLPDHLVLGFVYNLQNIRGSAHVARAVTRGARRPIRLMPVPMRVEDAERERLEISRDRAREVFGGHLSWVDEGDVERYWGDVEIPYKTFYAYEEIVAPVGDRPLQEGTVLKACERLTDWITDGEVRRAAPLPDEERQRLLTAYMNKSRATSARLFVSYAPEDRIWAEWAAWHLGSAGFRVTLHDITEIKPGETAPEVVRALAEEGRVLALLSEEYIAVPQSVVLWRALTVRERALAPELVAVRVQGAERALEPPFDLAAAPSIAHLTAVNAVRRLRQSVGPPPSAPVRGAPVLLTTEPPRYPGADPTVESMPPRNVGFTGRNALLHELRDRLTSTEGSSSPQVLVGLGGVGKTQTALEYTYRYRAAYDVVWWVPAAEPAAIASELARLAPRLGIEHGQDTALTAQRVLRALAGGTPYRNWLLVFDSAGAPGKTAEWLPAQTSQGGHVLVTSRDRTWEEAGNVLPVEVFSRAESVALLGRHNPGLDPDSAQQIAHELGDLPLAVHQAAVWLSATAMPVDRYLHLLRTQTTELLKRTEKRPLEMAGWLVSLEEIRANSPAAADLLEICSFFGADPIPMDLLYTPSLMDALTLDEGVPRDEVTIGKVFQEINRFGLAQADQEEGTLVIHRLVQAEVRHSLPEERCRHLRSVVHAALAAGNPGAPVDPEKWPRYAQLLPHLLPSRAAGSDDPDVQQWIIDTVRCLWRRNLLASGRDTAQRVLEQWTERLGPDDIQVLRLRTQLGNILRSQGASREAWANDVDVHRRFAAHTNPDRRRTLIAAANVAADLNALGRYAEAREWDRATYEASKAVWSPDQLRLSMHASNLGVSEYLCGDRRAALEIHKRVYHDRVARRGAMDVYTLSAASNYARDLRETGYLKTALHLLEETCQKVEQLGPRHAQTLLTQRNYAVALRRAGYYSEAHELIASVHLVYAEDRGRDHPDTLAARADLANVLAALDKVRSARDHAEHILTRQRQTLGESHPHTLGCQNNLAIYLRLGSHTDAARAASERALRALTETLGERHPYTLDAMINYANCLADAGQPEAAISLEREALARALETLGADHYDIITLRSNLAVDLASTGASEESKEQRDEALRLAARTLRDHHPTHEAVKSGLRLDADIEPPFTF